One stretch of Tenacibaculum sp. MAR_2010_89 DNA includes these proteins:
- a CDS encoding TonB-dependent receptor has protein sequence MSFIKQVKRVAFLMVLFATLTANAQSFILSGKVVDSKQKGLEGATVVVKSIKKGTITDFEGGFKLKLAKGTHSIEVSYVGFKTLIQNVTLTSNENFIFQLNSDTDLLDEVLVSAVRVKADAPVTHSNLSKKEIAKRNLGQDIPILMNYLPSVVTTSDAGAGIGYTGIRVRGSDATRVNVTINGIPYNDSESQGTFWVNMPDFSSSTQSIQLQRGVGTSTNGAGAFGASLNVLTDSDSDEAYGEIATSFGSFNTQKYTAKAGTGKLNDHVKFTGRISRVRSDGFIDRASSNLKSYFLQGSYVDDNTLIKGLVFGGHEITYQSWNGVDAATLKTNKTFNSAGALYDTNWNVIGYYDNEVDNYKQDHAQLHWNQKYNENLSSNIALHYTFGRGFYEQYKQGASFSSYNLTPITIGGQTINSTDLVRRKWLRNDFYGITYNLNYKNDYLDILFGGAWNQYKGDHFGEVIWARYASSSEIRNRYYDNYGNKEDFNLFVKATYKMSDQLSLFVDLQNRNVNYKANGVQPNLVNDTFNFFNPKAGFNFKFNDNNSLYFSFARAQREPNRTDYENGNPKPEKLDDYELGWRFNSGNIKVNTNVYYMAYTDQLALTGEIDNVGSFIRANIGESYRLGLEVDASIKITDYLNVTPNFTISKNRNVDFKETTGTILNNLGNTSISYSPEFIAGNAINVQPIQNLNIAFLSKYVSSQFMSNNEFKDSKLDGYFVNDLNINYTINTTSIFKNIVISGLINNIFDTEYSSNGYMWGTTPYYFPQAGTNFLLGATLKF, from the coding sequence TTTTTTAATGGTATTATTTGCAACCTTAACTGCAAATGCACAATCTTTTATTTTATCAGGTAAAGTAGTTGATAGTAAACAAAAGGGCTTAGAAGGAGCAACTGTTGTTGTAAAATCTATCAAAAAAGGAACAATTACTGATTTTGAAGGTGGTTTTAAATTAAAATTAGCAAAAGGTACTCACTCTATTGAAGTGTCTTATGTTGGTTTTAAAACATTAATACAGAACGTTACGTTAACAAGTAACGAAAATTTTATTTTTCAATTAAACTCAGACACTGATCTTTTAGATGAAGTTTTAGTATCAGCAGTACGTGTAAAAGCAGACGCTCCTGTTACTCACTCTAATTTATCAAAAAAAGAGATTGCTAAACGTAATTTAGGACAAGATATTCCTATCTTAATGAATTACTTACCTTCTGTAGTAACTACTTCAGATGCTGGTGCTGGAATTGGTTACACAGGTATTCGTGTGCGTGGTTCAGATGCAACACGTGTAAATGTTACTATTAATGGTATTCCTTATAATGATAGCGAAAGCCAAGGAACTTTTTGGGTTAACATGCCTGACTTTTCATCATCTACACAAAGTATTCAATTACAAAGAGGAGTAGGTACATCAACGAACGGTGCTGGTGCATTTGGTGCTAGCTTAAACGTACTAACTGATAGTGACTCTGATGAAGCTTATGGTGAAATAGCTACTTCATTTGGTTCATTTAACACACAAAAATACACTGCAAAAGCTGGTACTGGAAAATTAAATGACCATGTTAAGTTTACAGGACGTATTTCTAGAGTTAGATCTGATGGATTTATTGATAGAGCTTCTTCAAATTTAAAATCTTATTTCTTACAAGGAAGTTATGTTGATGATAATACGTTAATTAAAGGACTTGTTTTTGGAGGTCATGAAATTACATATCAATCATGGAATGGTGTTGATGCAGCTACTTTAAAAACTAACAAAACTTTTAATTCTGCAGGTGCTTTATATGATACTAACTGGAATGTAATAGGATATTATGACAATGAGGTTGATAATTATAAACAAGATCATGCTCAATTACACTGGAATCAAAAATATAATGAAAATTTATCATCAAATATTGCGTTGCATTATACTTTTGGAAGAGGTTTTTACGAGCAATATAAGCAAGGTGCAAGTTTTTCAAGTTATAACCTAACACCTATTACTATTGGAGGGCAAACTATTAACTCTACTGATTTAGTAAGAAGAAAATGGTTAAGAAATGACTTCTACGGAATTACCTATAATTTAAATTACAAAAATGATTATTTAGATATTCTTTTTGGAGGTGCATGGAATCAATATAAAGGAGATCATTTTGGTGAAGTTATTTGGGCTCGCTATGCATCATCAAGTGAAATAAGAAATCGCTATTATGATAACTATGGAAATAAAGAAGATTTTAACCTTTTTGTAAAAGCTACTTATAAAATGAGTGATCAATTATCTTTATTTGTTGATCTTCAAAACAGAAACGTGAACTATAAAGCTAACGGAGTACAGCCTAACTTAGTAAACGATACATTTAATTTTTTCAATCCTAAAGCAGGGTTCAATTTTAAATTCAATGATAATAACAGCTTATATTTTTCATTTGCACGTGCACAAAGAGAACCTAACAGAACAGATTACGAAAATGGGAATCCAAAACCTGAAAAGTTAGATGATTATGAATTAGGATGGCGTTTTAACTCAGGTAACATTAAAGTTAATACAAATGTTTACTATATGGCGTATACTGACCAATTAGCGTTAACTGGTGAAATTGACAACGTAGGATCTTTTATTAGAGCTAATATTGGTGAAAGCTATCGTTTAGGATTAGAAGTTGATGCTTCTATAAAAATAACTGATTATCTAAACGTTACCCCTAATTTTACAATTAGTAAAAACAGAAATGTTGATTTCAAAGAAACTACAGGAACAATTTTAAATAACTTAGGGAATACTAGTATTTCATATTCTCCTGAATTTATTGCTGGTAATGCTATTAATGTGCAACCTATTCAAAATTTAAACATAGCTTTTTTATCTAAATACGTAAGCTCTCAATTTATGAGCAACAATGAGTTTAAAGACTCAAAGTTAGATGGTTATTTTGTGAATGACTTGAATATTAATTATACTATAAATACAACTTCTATATTCAAAAATATTGTTATATCAGGATTGATTAATAACATTTTCGATACAGAATATAGCTCTAATGGATACATGTGGGGAACAACTCCATATTATTTCCCACAAGCTGGCACAAACTTTTTACTTGGAGCCACGTTAAAATTTTAA